The Paenibacillus dendritiformis region GGCGTCGTCATCTCCGACTGGGCGTCGATTCGGGAAATGATCGCCCACGGCGCGGCCGAGGATGATCGCGAAGCGGCGTACCGGGCGATTCGCGCGGGCGTCGATATCGAAATGATGACCCCGTGCTATGTCCGGCATCTGCCGGAGCTCGTTCAGAGCGGTCTGGTTGACGAAGCGCTCATTGACGAAGCCGTGCTGCGCATTCTGCGGTTGAAGGAGAAGCTGGGGCTGTTCGACAATCCGCTGCGCGGGGCGGATCCAGATCGTGAGCGCGAGCTGCTCTTCTGCGAGGAGCATCGCCACGTCTCCTATGAGCTGGCGGCCAAATCATGCGTCCTGCTCAAAAACGACGGCGTGCTTCCGCTCCAGCCGGGGGCCAAGGTGGCGCTCATCGGGCCGTTCGCGGACAGCGAAGATATTCTGGGCTGGTGGTCCTGCATCGGCGTGAAGGAAGACGCCGTCAAGCTGGGCGACGCGCTGGCCGAGCGGATGCAGGACGGGCTGCTGGAGATCGTGCCCGGCTGCGGCATCGGCAGCATGACGCCGGAGCAATGCGAGGCGGCGCTGGCCGCGGCCCGGGGCGCCGATATCATCGTGCTGGCTCTCGGCGAGGAATCGGCGATGAGCGGGGAAGGCGGCTCCCGGACGGACATCCGCCTGCCGGAAGCGCAGCTTGAGCTGGTGAAGCGGGTGAAATCATTGGGCAAGCCGATGGCTTCGGTTCTGTTCAACGGCCGGCCGCTCGATCTGCATGGCGTATACGATGAAGCCGATGCGGTGCTGGAGGCCTGGTTCCCGGGCAGCGAGGGCGGCGCGGCGATTGCCGATATTTTGCTCGGCCGCGTCAATCCGTCCGGGCGGCTGACGATGTCGTTCCCGCAATCGGCAGGCCAGGTGCCGGTCTATTACAACCATTTCAATACCGGACGGCCTCTCGATCCGGCCAAGACGGAAGAACGCTATGTGTCGAAGTATATCGACAGCCCGAACGAGCCGCTGCTTCCGTTCGGCCTCGGCTTGTCCTATACGACGTTCGAATACGGCGAGCTAACGCTGTCCGGCAGCGAGATGACGCCGGAGCAGCCGCTGATCTTCAGCGTCCGGGTGACGAACACGGGCACAAGAGCCGGGGTGGAGACGGTGCAGCTCTATATCCGCGATGTCGCCGGCGACGTCGTTCGTCCGGTTCGCGAGCTGAAGGGCTATGCGCAGGTGGAGCTGGCGCCGGGAGAGAGCGAGACCGTGACGTTTACCGTGACCGAGGAGCAGCTCCGGTACCATCATTCCGATCTTCGCTGCGCCAGCGATCCGGGAACGTTCCGCGTCTATGTCGGGCCGAACAGCCGGGATACGGCGGAGCAAACGTTCAAGCTGGTCCGGTCTAACTGACGGAAGCTGCCGTCCGCTTTCCTTATTAATGAAGAAATTAGATATTTTTTCGCAATAGAAGAAACGCAATTGACGATGCAAGAGCTGGGAGGAATGACACACATATGGCAACGATAGCGACATCCATGACATCCAAGCTTGACGTTCAAGCCGGCGATCTGCGCTTTACCTTTTGGGAGAGCGGGGATCTGTACCAGGCCGTAAGCGGCCGGACGATGATCAATCAACTGATGACAAGCCCGCTTGACGGGTCCTTGAACAATCTGTATCTCCGGATTCATGGCGATTCCGGGATCCGGTCCTACCCGCTGCTCGGCGTTCATTCCGGGAGCGCGGTTCGCGCTGGCGAAGGCCGTCTCGTCTGGGAGGGCGCGGCCGAAGGCGTCGCGTACCGGGTGACATTCGCGCCAATGAAGCAGGGGGTCTGGTTCTGGGACGTCGAGGCGCGCGGAGACGGCGTGGAGATTGACGTCATCTACGGCCAGGATATCGGCGTCGCCGATCCCGGTGCCGTGCGCAACAATGAAGCGTATCTGTCGCAGTATATTGACCACGCCGTATTCAAGGACGAGGCGAAGGGCTATGTCGTCTGCTCGCGTCAGAACCAGCCGCAGGGCGGGGCGTTCCCGTACGTACAGCAGGGCGCGCTGACCGGCGCGGCTGGATTTTCGACCGACGGGTTCCAATTTTTCGGCCGCTCCTACAAGGAGACGAATGTCCCGGCAGCCTTAAGCGAAGCCAGCCTGGCCAATGAAATCTATCAGTACGAATTCGCTTATACGGCGCTTCAATCGCAGCCGGTGGCGCTCAGCGACGAAGCCCGCTTCGTATTCTACGGCCTCTTCAAGCCGGATCATGCGGCTGCCGTGACGGAGCTGGAATACGCCGATGAGGTGCAAGCGGCCTGGGAGGCGTATCTGTCCACAGACGCGGGCGCGCCGCTGCGCGAGCTGTCCCCGGTATGCCTGAAGCCGGCAAT contains the following coding sequences:
- a CDS encoding glycoside hydrolase family 3 N-terminal domain-containing protein, whose product is MDNQQLTALLRQMTLEEKVAQLLQLTAHFHEGAASEGQVTGPMEEMGITESMVTASGSVLGLSGAQAVIDVQRSYLSKSRLGIPLLFMADVVHGFKTIFPIPLAIGCSWDVDLAEKSAAVAAKESAVAGIHVTFAPMVDLVRDPRWGRVMETTGEDPYLNSLFARAFVRGYQGGNLKEDTDRLAACVKHFAAYGAPEGGRDYNTVDMSERQLRESYLPAYKAALDEGCAMVMTSFNTVDGIPATGNEKLTRGILREEWGFDGVVISDWASIREMIAHGAAEDDREAAYRAIRAGVDIEMMTPCYVRHLPELVQSGLVDEALIDEAVLRILRLKEKLGLFDNPLRGADPDRERELLFCEEHRHVSYELAAKSCVLLKNDGVLPLQPGAKVALIGPFADSEDILGWWSCIGVKEDAVKLGDALAERMQDGLLEIVPGCGIGSMTPEQCEAALAAARGADIIVLALGEESAMSGEGGSRTDIRLPEAQLELVKRVKSLGKPMASVLFNGRPLDLHGVYDEADAVLEAWFPGSEGGAAIADILLGRVNPSGRLTMSFPQSAGQVPVYYNHFNTGRPLDPAKTEERYVSKYIDSPNEPLLPFGLGLSYTTFEYGELTLSGSEMTPEQPLIFSVRVTNTGTRAGVETVQLYIRDVAGDVVRPVRELKGYAQVELAPGESETVTFTVTEEQLRYHHSDLRCASDPGTFRVYVGPNSRDTAEQTFKLVRSN